GTGATTAATGGACTGTGATAAAAACCTACGTGGAAAGCAATATGTGTCTCCAGCCTCCAgggaatgaaaaataaatataaagggtGAAtgtgttttttgtcttttcccTCCCTATGCTATAATATAACCCTAATATAAATTGTTGTAATTCCAACGCAGCcactcaaaacaaaaacaagaataaagattttaaatagaatttttatGCGGAAAGATTAAAGCAGAGTACTGTTTGATTTATCTCTTagtaaacaaaacaaggtaCGTAATTGGATATCgataactcaaatttaaaatgtatttttatttttgttttgagatgtttattaagaatttaataagatttgtttttataatttttgctttttttttttcaaatttgctagttctaataatttgttttttgaattcttgttatagtgattttttttcctaattaattagatatattttattggtttttgattatgcatggattttttttatgttttgtttttagcagagccaccaaaattatcaattttttctcactatatatgttttgattttaggttgaaccatgaacaaaataagaagaattgattctttttttgaaaaaaaaaaggaaaaatattgataactcacaGCTTAGTGAACCAGCTCCAAGTAATGTTGAAGTTATGGTTGAGCAGCCTCTATGTGCTTCAGTTTACAAAGAACCTGCACTGATTAGTGAGTAGCCTCTTACTAGAATCGATATTgcttatttaattagagatccAAGCAATCGTCCTCAAATTTGGGAATACCCGGTTAATCAACAAGATAAAATTCGAAGGGCATACATTAATTTGGGGTCATATCAACCTTTGATGTCTGAATATTCGCTAACTGGTAATAAACATCCTCGTCGATTTCAGTCTCATTGGTTCAAAAGTTATCCGTGGCTTGAATATTCAGAGAAAAATACTGCATTTTGTTTCCCttgctatttattttcaagtaaaccATCTGGAAAGCCAGGATCAGACACATTTActgttaaaggatttaattgttGGAAGAAAGTTAATGATGGGGAACGATGTGCTTTTTTGACTCATATGGGAAAAGGTCCAAATTCAGCTCATAGATTTGCTACCAGgtgcttggaaaatttgaaaaatcagtcATGTCATATTGAGAAGGTAGTTAAGAGGCAAACTACTCAAGAAGTTCAGAATAATCGATTGCGTATTAAAGCTTCAATAGATATTGTTCATTGGCTCACATTTCAAGCATGTGCTTTTAGAGGGCATGATGAACgtccagaataaaaaaatcgaggtaattttcttgaaatgatgGAACTTTTAGCATCATACAATGAACAAGTAGGTGCTCTTGTTTTGGGTAATGCTCCACAAAATGCTAAATACACCtcacatcaaattcaaaaagaaattttgcatgtctttgcTAGAAATGTTCAGTCTTCAATTCATCATGAGATTGGTGATgcaagattttgtttaattgttgaTGAAGCTCGAGATGAATCTAGAAGAGAGCAAATGGCCCTTGTTATTAGGTTTGTTGATAGAAGTGGATTTATACGAGAAcgatttttggatatagttcatgTCAAAGATACAACTACTGCAACTCTTAAGGAAgagatttcctttgttttatctCATCATAATCTTGAAGttcaaaatattaggggtcaaGGATATGATGGTGCCAGTAATATGCGTGGAGAGTGGAATGGTTTGCAAGCTTTATTCATTAATGATTGCCCTtatgcatattatgtacattgcTTAGCTCATCAGTTACAATTAGCTCTTATTGCTGCAGCTAGAGAAATATCTGATGTTCACACTTTCTTTcagaatttgatctttattattaacattgttaGTGCTTCTTGCAAGCGTAATGATGAGTTACGGGCTTTTCAAACAACTACAATTGAGCATCTAGTTGATATTGGTGAGATTGAAACGGGTAAAGGAGTTAATCAAGTAGGTGGTTTGCAACGACCTGGAGATAGCAGATGGAGTTCGCATTTCAAATCAATTGcagtttgataaaaatgtatGGGGCAACTTGCTTGGTTCTTGAGAACATTGCTTTAGATGGATCTACTTATTCTCAACGAGGTGATGCGGCCTTTTCATTTAAGTTGctaatgtcatttgattttgcattcTTCTTACATATAATGAAGAATGTTATGGGAATTACTTATATGCTTTGTCAAGCATTGCAACAAAAATCTCAAGACATTTTAAATGCTATGCATTTGGTGACTAGCACAAAGACTTTAATTCAGAAGTTAAGAGACGATGGTTGGGAAACTCTTTTAGAAGAAGTGACATCATTTTGTAAGCATCAAGACATTGAAGTTCCTGATATGGATACTTTTTTTTCTAGTGTGGGACGATCTCGTCGTAAAACAAAATCAGTAACAGTTGAGCATCATTACCGAGTTGATATATTTACAGCTATCATTGATCAGCAATTACAAAAGCTAAATAACAGATTCAATGAGCAAGCGATCGAGCTTCTTAAATTGAGCATAGCTTTAGATCTTAGAAATagctataaattattcaatgttGAAGATATATGCTTGCTTGTTGACAAGTTCTATCCTGAAGATTTTTCTGaccaagaaaaaattcatttgagattTCAGTTGCAACATTATGAGGTTGATGTACCCAATCATCCAAAGTTAAAGAATATGTCATCGATTGCAgatttatgtcaaggattggttgaaacagaaaaatcaacaatttatccACTCATTGACAGGTTGATTCGGCTTATCTTGACTCTTCCTGTTTCGACAGCAACTATTGAACGAGCTTTCTCAGCGatgaagattgttaaaacaagacttcgcaatcggatggaggatgattttcttgcaaattatttgattgtctatatagaaaaagaaattgctgaaagattcccaattgatatgataattgaTGATTTCTATTCGATGAAAGAACGacgagcacaattaaaataaatatgtaagaattattatttattattttatttcaaagtttattaaacataaataatgtttcattttagttaatgcttcttatatattttgtatgtttgtatttaataggtacaaagattattatatattttgtaatacgttctttaaataaaactaaatcaagtagtttttattttatttttactttttatatataataaattaaaaatatatattatattttttggccCCCCAACAAATAATCCTAGTTCCGCCCCTGGCGAGGAGCCTTCCATATTTGAATTTGGAAGcgtatagaaaaaagaaaagaaaagaaaaaaagtacagTCTGCTATGGCTGCCAACTAATGTTAGGCATAAACTATGATTGTTTCGATCTTTTGTGGAATGGAATTATTTGGACTTGAGATCCATGTAAACTTTTTAATGCcttcaaacaatttaaaaattggtccataaataaaaaatgaacttaaaatcaaaatatttttaaggttAAATCTAATTTCTAAAGCAATATCaagatgaaataatattttaaactctaCTACTCAAATGAAACTTGTAAACACAAAAAttgatcattttaattattaaaatatgattaaCTATCAACTATcaactttctctttttataattaGGATTCAACTagtctctctctcatctctccaaccaacaattaaaaattaaaaacaaatttatactaaaattatttttttaaaatatagaaatactgaaatattatttaaaaagtaggaccaaaatgaacttttttttcaaagttttgaactgccatccat
This genomic interval from Populus alba chromosome 1, ASM523922v2, whole genome shotgun sequence contains the following:
- the LOC140955273 gene encoding uncharacterized protein, translating into MELLASYNEQVGALVLGNAPQNAKYTSHQIQKEILHVFARNVQSSIHHEIGDARFCLIVDEARDESRREQMALVIRFVDRSGFIRERFLDIVHVKDTTTATLKEEISFVLSHHNLEVQNIRGQGYDGASNMRGEWNGLQALFINDCPYAYYVHCLAHQLQLALIAAAREISDVHTFFQNLIFIINIVSASCKRNDELRAFQTTTIEHLVDIGEIETGKGVNQVGGLQRPGDSRWSSHFKSIAV